A single genomic interval of Gloeocapsa sp. PCC 73106 harbors:
- a CDS encoding mechanosensitive ion channel, whose product MHQILQRSLEIGSGLVIAQPGPPGANDFLRGNIGQDIWGIVKAIIILVVGWIIATVVRSLIEKILKQTDIDNRIAAWVMGSSDEERLVPVEKWGANIAFWIVFLFAIVAALNSLRLEAVSVPLNNLLNQITTFIPQVAGAALLLGLAWLLATLAKIVVTRTLQTVRLDERVGQQLSDSTVTTNQFALSNTIGNAIYWLIFLIFIPAVLSTLRLEGTLGPVQAMVNDILAVLPKILSAVLIAAVGWFIAQIVRNIVTNLLMATGINRIGAKFGLSQAPEGRSLAWIIGTIVYVFILIPTGIEALNKLNIESISGPGTQMLQQVLNKIPQIFSAVVVLILAYIIAKYVGDFVTDILREVGFDNVFQWLGIATPSPELKVKIPTDTTSETTTTTKVQGTTVVSGLEGERIPRTIPKRSPSELVGIIVVVGIMLVAALTAVDILEIQALRTVVGVILILAGRVLLALVILAIGLYLANFAFSFITSSGTNQSRTLAQSARIAIIILSTTMALQQLGIAPNIINLAFGLLLGGVAVAIALAFGLGGRDIAAQQIREWRDSFKNQ is encoded by the coding sequence ATGCATCAAATTTTACAGAGGAGCTTAGAGATAGGATCAGGACTAGTCATAGCACAGCCTGGACCTCCCGGTGCTAATGATTTCTTAAGAGGAAATATCGGTCAAGATATCTGGGGAATAGTTAAAGCGATTATTATTCTGGTGGTTGGCTGGATCATTGCTACCGTTGTTAGAAGTCTGATTGAAAAAATACTCAAACAGACAGATATAGATAATAGAATAGCAGCTTGGGTAATGGGTAGTAGCGACGAAGAACGATTAGTTCCTGTAGAAAAATGGGGGGCTAATATCGCTTTTTGGATCGTCTTTTTATTCGCGATCGTCGCCGCATTAAACTCATTACGATTAGAAGCGGTTTCAGTACCCTTAAACAACTTACTGAATCAGATCACAACTTTTATACCGCAAGTTGCCGGTGCAGCTTTATTGCTGGGTTTAGCTTGGTTGTTAGCTACCTTAGCAAAGATTGTAGTCACCAGAACTTTACAAACTGTGCGCTTAGATGAGCGTGTAGGACAACAACTGTCTGATTCGACGGTTACTACTAATCAGTTCGCCTTAAGTAACACCATTGGTAATGCGATTTACTGGTTAATCTTTTTAATTTTCATACCTGCGGTCCTCAGCACTCTCAGATTAGAGGGAACTCTGGGACCAGTACAGGCGATGGTAAACGATATTTTAGCAGTACTTCCCAAAATACTTAGCGCTGTACTAATCGCTGCGGTAGGTTGGTTTATTGCTCAAATCGTGCGCAACATCGTCACCAATCTGTTGATGGCTACGGGAATAAACCGTATCGGTGCAAAATTCGGTCTCTCTCAAGCCCCAGAAGGTCGTTCTTTAGCTTGGATTATCGGTACGATTGTTTATGTGTTCATCCTGATTCCCACTGGGATTGAAGCTCTCAATAAGTTAAATATTGAGTCTATTTCTGGACCGGGAACTCAGATGCTGCAGCAGGTGCTCAACAAAATACCTCAGATTTTCAGCGCCGTGGTGGTGTTGATTTTGGCTTATATCATCGCTAAATACGTGGGTGATTTTGTTACGGATATTTTGCGAGAAGTTGGTTTTGACAACGTTTTTCAATGGTTAGGAATTGCCACACCTTCTCCTGAACTAAAGGTAAAAATACCCACTGACACAACTAGTGAAACCACAACAACCACAAAGGTACAGGGAACAACGGTTGTCTCTGGACTAGAAGGGGAAAGAATACCTAGAACTATTCCTAAGCGTAGCCCTTCGGAATTGGTAGGGATAATTGTGGTAGTGGGGATTATGCTCGTCGCGGCGCTGACTGCAGTGGATATTCTCGAAATACAAGCACTGAGAACTGTGGTGGGTGTGATTTTGATACTCGCAGGTAGAGTATTATTGGCTTTGGTGATTTTGGCGATTGGTTTATATTTAGCTAATTTTGCTTTTAGCTTTATCACTAGTTCTGGTACGAATCAGTCCAGGACTTTAGCTCAAAGCGCTCGCATCGCTATAATCATACTGTCAACCACAATGGCATTACAGCAGTTGGGTATTGCTCCCAATATAATTAACCTGGCTTTTGGTTTATTATTAGGAGGAGTAGCAGTAGCGATCGCTCTCGCCTTCGGTTTAGGTGGAAGAGATATCGCAGCGCAACAAATTCGTGAATGGCGCGATTCTTTTAAAAACCAGTAG
- a CDS encoding GFA family protein, with amino-acid sequence MTNTTSQKASCLCGSVTINASNLDHRVAACHCAMCRKWGGGPLLAVECSNVVEFEGKENITIYESSAWAERGFCSQCGTHLFYRLKQGYQYFIPVGLFSDVDNLVFVKQIFTDEKPAYYCFANETENLTAEEVYAEYTEITQS; translated from the coding sequence ATGACCAACACAACTTCACAAAAAGCTAGTTGTCTTTGCGGTTCTGTAACCATTAACGCCAGTAATCTCGATCATCGCGTTGCCGCCTGTCACTGTGCGATGTGTAGAAAATGGGGTGGAGGTCCACTGTTAGCAGTTGAATGTAGTAACGTTGTTGAATTTGAAGGTAAAGAAAATATAACTATTTATGAATCTTCCGCTTGGGCAGAACGCGGCTTTTGTTCTCAATGTGGCACTCACTTGTTTTATAGATTGAAACAAGGGTATCAATATTTTATTCCTGTGGGTTTATTCAGCGATGTTGATAACTTGGTTTTCGTCAAACAAATATTTACAGACGAGAAACCTGCATACTACTGTTTTGCTAATGAAACTGAAAATCTGACTGCAGAAGAAGTTTACGCAGAGTATACAGAAATCACTCAATCTTAA
- a CDS encoding NFACT family protein, with translation MQPVDYTTMIAACSQLEKDWLPGRVEQVYQRDRYTVSLGLRTFKQKGWLDLAWHPQGARICLGSDPPRTPDTFTFSDQLRHQLKGFALIKIEPVTPWERVLDLQFAKRPGEEASWHLYLEIMGKYSNLVLTNTQQQIITVAHQVSSTQSSLRPLQTGQSYELPPPLTTQIPSLTEDYTTWQHRLSLIPRAIAPGLLKTYRGLSPTLVRLLLRRAGLDSEKSVDSLSSSDWQQLFTVWQEWLYILSDQEFVPVWTDDGYNVLGWNGWTTSKNVSELLNSYYTEQLSQQVFQQLRQQLEQKIKHSLSKLRTKRDTFAAKLQESQEAEQYRQKADLLMAHLHQWEPGMSRITLADFETLQPVSIKLNPEKNAVQNAQTLYKKHQKLKRARDAVIPLWQATLAEIHYLEQIEVNLAQLELYTQADDLLALEEIKAELIQQNYLPSLHQHVSNNKVTSEPHRYSTPSGFQLWIGRNNRQNEQLTFRTAGDYDLWFHTQEIPGSHVLLRLEPGSVPYEQDLQFSADLTAYYSQARESDRVPVIYTEPKYVYKPKGAQPGIAIYKKERVIWGRPQVAKAYLEANSQE, from the coding sequence ATGCAGCCTGTTGATTATACAACTATGATAGCTGCGTGTTCTCAGCTAGAAAAAGACTGGCTACCTGGAAGGGTAGAGCAAGTTTATCAGCGCGATCGCTACACCGTATCTCTAGGTTTGCGCACCTTCAAACAAAAAGGTTGGTTAGATTTAGCTTGGCACCCTCAAGGAGCGAGAATATGTCTAGGTTCAGATCCTCCTCGCACTCCCGATACATTTACTTTTAGCGATCAGCTTCGTCATCAGTTAAAGGGTTTTGCTCTAATTAAAATTGAACCGGTAACACCATGGGAGAGAGTCTTAGATTTACAGTTTGCTAAACGTCCGGGAGAGGAAGCTTCTTGGCATCTGTATCTGGAAATTATGGGAAAATACAGTAACCTAGTTTTAACGAACACGCAACAACAGATTATTACTGTAGCCCATCAAGTCAGCTCGACTCAATCTAGTTTACGTCCATTACAAACGGGACAAAGTTATGAACTTCCTCCACCCCTGACGACGCAGATTCCTAGCTTGACAGAAGATTATACTACGTGGCAGCATAGGTTGAGTCTGATTCCTAGGGCGATCGCGCCTGGATTATTAAAAACCTATCGCGGTTTGAGTCCCACTTTGGTACGCTTATTACTACGTAGAGCTGGTTTAGATTCAGAAAAGTCTGTAGATAGCTTATCTTCTTCTGACTGGCAACAACTCTTCACGGTTTGGCAAGAATGGCTCTATATCTTAAGCGATCAAGAATTTGTTCCTGTTTGGACCGACGATGGTTACAATGTACTCGGCTGGAATGGGTGGACTACCAGTAAAAATGTCAGTGAGCTGCTCAATAGTTATTATACCGAGCAACTCAGTCAACAAGTTTTTCAACAGCTCCGTCAACAATTAGAGCAAAAAATTAAGCATAGTTTGAGCAAACTTCGCACAAAACGAGATACATTCGCTGCTAAACTTCAAGAATCTCAAGAAGCCGAGCAATACCGTCAAAAAGCTGATTTACTCATGGCCCATCTGCACCAGTGGGAACCAGGGATGAGTAGGATTACCCTAGCTGATTTTGAGACGCTTCAACCAGTGAGTATTAAGCTCAATCCCGAAAAAAATGCAGTACAAAACGCTCAGACACTCTATAAAAAACATCAAAAACTAAAAAGAGCCCGTGATGCGGTTATTCCCCTTTGGCAAGCGACTTTAGCAGAAATACATTACTTAGAACAAATAGAAGTAAATTTAGCCCAGTTGGAGCTTTATACCCAAGCCGATGATTTACTTGCTCTTGAAGAAATTAAAGCAGAATTAATCCAACAAAACTATTTGCCATCTCTACATCAACATGTAAGTAATAATAAAGTTACGTCAGAGCCTCATCGCTACTCTACACCCTCGGGCTTTCAGTTGTGGATTGGCAGAAATAATCGACAAAATGAACAGTTAACTTTTCGTACTGCGGGAGATTATGATTTGTGGTTCCACACCCAAGAAATCCCCGGAAGTCATGTTTTACTGCGTTTAGAACCAGGTAGCGTCCCTTACGAACAAGACTTACAATTTAGCGCTGATTTGACGGCTTATTATAGTCAAGCTCGTGAAAGCGATCGCGTTCCTGTTATTTATACTGAACCTAAATATGTATATAAACCGAAAGGTGCTCAACCAGGGATAGCAATCTATAAGAAAGAACGAGTTATTTGGGGACGTCCTCAAGTGGCTAAAGCTTATTTAGAAGCTAACTCTCAAGAGTGA
- a CDS encoding DUF433 domain-containing protein yields the protein MLLEDYFNFLAPDDIRLKGTRIGIETILFDYLFRARTPEEIAKIYSSLTLEQIYATILYYLHNKKAIDAYMTDWLEWAEHMREEQRRNPPLITVRLHKLRAEREAMKQADDPQIPHG from the coding sequence ATGCTACTAGAAGACTATTTTAACTTTTTAGCTCCAGATGATATTCGGCTAAAAGGCACGCGTATAGGAATTGAGACGATTCTGTTTGATTATCTATTCCGTGCCCGAACCCCGGAGGAAATCGCTAAAATCTATTCATCTCTGACTCTGGAGCAAATTTATGCCACGATTCTTTATTACCTACATAACAAAAAAGCTATAGATGCTTACATGACCGACTGGTTAGAGTGGGCTGAACATATGCGTGAAGAACAACGCCGCAATCCACCTCTTATTACAGTAAGACTACATAAACTGAGAGCAGAAAGGGAGGCAATGAAGCAGGCAGATGACCCTCAAATACCTCATGGATGA
- a CDS encoding MBL fold metallo-hydrolase: MFGNKLNFIFGVIISTSVLVFISTSNVFAYLSSFNNNSEQPVTVEHLISQANYDAVEIKTIPVRENIYMLIGEGGNIGVSTGEDGALLIDSQFAPLTAKIEAAVKAINPQAITYLINTHYHFDHTGGNENLAKLGVKIIAHDNVSKQMSIPHTYAVLGMETPAQPQEALPVVTFSQSMNLELNGNQVYAFHIPLAHTDGDVIIQFKDKNVIHAGDIYFQGMYPFIDTEVGGSVAGMISAVDQILPLCNEETLIIPGHGNLSNCQELGKYQEMLKTVNQRVEDGIAQQMSLEDLIAGNILADLDEKWGKGFLKAEQFITIAYQGMKK; this comes from the coding sequence ATGTTTGGTAACAAATTAAACTTTATTTTTGGTGTAATCATTAGTACGTCAGTTTTAGTATTTATCAGTACTAGCAATGTTTTCGCTTACCTTAGCTCCTTTAATAATAATTCTGAACAACCAGTTACAGTTGAACATTTAATTAGTCAAGCAAACTATGATGCTGTAGAAATCAAAACCATTCCTGTTAGAGAAAACATCTATATGTTAATAGGAGAAGGTGGTAATATAGGAGTTTCTACAGGAGAAGATGGCGCCTTATTAATTGATAGTCAATTTGCTCCCTTGACTGCCAAAATTGAAGCGGCAGTAAAAGCAATTAATCCACAAGCAATCACCTATTTAATTAACACTCATTATCATTTTGATCATACTGGTGGTAATGAAAATCTAGCTAAGCTGGGGGTTAAAATCATTGCCCACGATAATGTATCAAAGCAGATGAGTATTCCCCATACTTATGCTGTGCTTGGGATGGAAACACCAGCTCAACCCCAAGAAGCTCTACCAGTAGTTACTTTTAGCCAAAGCATGAATTTAGAACTAAATGGCAATCAAGTTTATGCTTTTCATATTCCTCTTGCTCATACTGATGGGGATGTTATTATTCAATTTAAAGATAAAAATGTGATTCATGCGGGGGATATTTATTTTCAAGGAATGTATCCCTTTATTGATACAGAAGTTGGTGGCTCTGTAGCGGGTATGATTAGTGCTGTTGACCAGATTTTACCATTGTGTAATGAAGAGACTTTAATTATTCCAGGCCACGGTAATTTATCTAATTGTCAAGAATTAGGAAAATATCAAGAAATGCTTAAAACTGTTAATCAAAGAGTTGAAGATGGAATAGCACAACAGATGAGTTTAGAAGATTTAATTGCCGGGAATATTCTAGCCGACTTAGATGAAAAGTGGGGTAAGGGATTTTTAAAGGCTGAGCAATTTATAACTATTGCCTATCAAGGGATGAAAAAGTAA
- a CDS encoding histone deacetylase yields the protein MLPIIYSEAFLRHQTGIGHPEKPERLTAIVGALKSAPWASELLWELPTPVDSDRVLKMVETIHSLEHLELLKMIATTGGGAIDADTPISPDSYDVALLAVSAWLDGVDRVLTTGKPAFVLARPPGHHATRDDAMGFCLLSNAAIAAHYALKQPQIQRVAILDWDVHHGNGTQAIVESNPQIAYCSLHQFPCYPGTGRASERGFYENVLNLPMLAHSTITEYQKAFSDRVVPFLTQFQPDLLIVSAGYDANALDPLASIDLQPQDYGIFTDYCLQITNRVVFGLEGGYHLPALAQSVQATIASCLKNTP from the coding sequence ATGTTACCAATTATTTACTCAGAAGCATTTTTACGTCATCAGACTGGAATAGGTCACCCAGAGAAACCGGAACGTCTGACGGCGATCGTAGGGGCTTTAAAAAGCGCTCCTTGGGCGTCAGAACTCTTGTGGGAATTACCAACCCCAGTAGATTCTGATCGCGTTCTCAAGATGGTAGAAACAATACATAGTCTAGAACACTTGGAACTGCTGAAAATGATCGCAACTACTGGAGGAGGCGCCATCGATGCAGATACCCCCATATCTCCCGATAGCTACGATGTGGCTTTACTCGCCGTCAGCGCTTGGTTAGACGGAGTTGATCGCGTTTTAACTACGGGTAAACCCGCTTTTGTCTTAGCGCGACCTCCCGGACACCACGCCACTCGAGATGACGCTATGGGTTTTTGTCTGTTGTCCAACGCCGCGATCGCCGCTCATTATGCACTTAAACAACCACAAATACAGCGAGTGGCTATTTTAGACTGGGATGTACATCATGGCAATGGTACCCAAGCTATAGTAGAGAGTAATCCGCAGATCGCCTATTGTTCTCTGCATCAGTTTCCCTGTTATCCAGGAACGGGGAGAGCCAGCGAACGGGGTTTCTACGAGAACGTGCTGAATCTGCCCATGTTAGCCCATAGTACTATCACCGAATATCAGAAAGCTTTTAGCGATCGAGTGGTTCCTTTTTTAACCCAGTTTCAACCCGATTTACTAATTGTGAGTGCGGGTTACGACGCCAACGCCTTAGATCCTTTAGCTTCTATAGATCTACAACCTCAAGACTACGGCATTTTTACTGATTATTGTCTGCAAATTACCAATCGTGTCGTTTTTGGTTTAGAAGGTGGTTATCATTTGCCTGCTTTAGCGCAATCGGTGCAAGCTACTATTGCTAGTTGTCTCAAAAATACCCCTTAG
- the remA gene encoding extracellular matrix/biofilm regulator RemA: MEIQLINIGFGNIVSANRVIAIVSPESAPIKRIITEAREEGKLIDATYGRRTRAVIITDSSHIVLSAIQPETVAHRFVIHKESGSNNN, encoded by the coding sequence ATGGAAATACAACTAATTAACATTGGTTTTGGTAATATTGTATCGGCGAACCGGGTAATCGCGATCGTTAGCCCAGAATCTGCACCAATTAAGCGCATTATTACAGAAGCTAGAGAAGAAGGCAAACTCATCGATGCCACCTACGGAAGGCGTACCAGAGCAGTAATTATTACAGATTCTAGTCATATTGTGCTCTCAGCTATTCAACCTGAAACCGTCGCTCATCGTTTTGTAATTCATAAAGAATCTGGGAGCAATAATAACTAA
- the gmk gene encoding guanylate kinase, with the protein MTKGKLILITGPSGVGKGTIVRELLNRHSQLYLSISATTRSPRPGEVNGKDYYFVNPCQFEAMIASQTLLEWAEYTGNYYGTPRQQVETKIEQGRWVILEIEVQGARKIKKNFSNTLSLFILPPSFAELEHRLRNRGNNSDTDIHKRLEQAKLELQAAVEFDYQIINDDLDAALQRIETVIFSECSQ; encoded by the coding sequence ATGACCAAGGGTAAACTAATCCTAATCACCGGTCCCAGTGGCGTGGGTAAAGGAACTATAGTGCGAGAGTTGCTAAACCGTCATTCCCAACTATATCTCTCTATCTCCGCCACCACACGTTCCCCTCGTCCTGGTGAAGTAAACGGTAAAGACTATTACTTTGTCAATCCCTGTCAATTCGAGGCAATGATTGCCAGCCAAACCCTGTTAGAATGGGCAGAATACACAGGAAACTACTACGGGACACCTCGCCAGCAAGTAGAAACAAAAATTGAGCAAGGTCGATGGGTAATTCTGGAAATTGAAGTACAAGGCGCTCGTAAAATTAAAAAGAATTTTTCCAACACTCTAAGTTTATTTATTTTGCCTCCATCTTTCGCCGAATTGGAACATCGTTTAAGAAACAGAGGCAATAATTCTGACACTGATATTCACAAACGTCTAGAACAAGCTAAGCTAGAACTACAAGCAGCCGTCGAATTTGATTATCAGATAATTAATGACGATCTAGACGCAGCATTACAGAGGATTGAAACAGTTATCTTCTCTGAATGTTCTCAGTAA
- the typA gene encoding translational GTPase TypA produces MSLPIRNVAIIAHVDHGKTTLVDALLKQSGIFRDGEQVPTCVMDSNDLERERGITILSKNTAVRYKDILINIVDTPGHADFGGEVERVLGMVDGCILIVDANEGPMPQTRFVLKKALEKGLRPILVINKIDRPQAEPDAAIDKVFDLFVELGADDDQCDFVTLFASGLSGYAKTDLNNEGKDMQPLFEAILQHVPPPAGDPQKPLQLQVTTLDYSEYLGRIVIGRIHNGTIRANQQAALMKDNDEIVKGRITKLLGFEGLQRIELTEASAGNIVAVAGFADANIGETITCPDEPKALPLIKVDEPTLQMTFSVNDSPFAGTEGTFVTSRQIRDRLMRELETNVALRVEDGDSPEQFLVSGRGELHLGILIETMRREGYEFQVSQPQVIYREVSGQPCEPFEYLVLDVPDDAVGACIERLGQRKGEMQDMQAGGHGRTQLEFVVPARGLIGFRGDFIRLTRGEGIMNHSFLEYRPLCGEVETRYNGTMIAFEEGVATFYAMKNAEDRGVFFITPGTKVYKGMIIGEHNRSQNLELNVCKTKQLTNHRSATGDELVQLQSPIEMSLERALEYIASDELVEITPLSIRLRKINSKKLAKR; encoded by the coding sequence ATGTCTCTTCCTATTCGCAACGTCGCCATCATCGCTCACGTTGACCATGGTAAAACGACTTTAGTTGACGCCCTTTTAAAACAGTCTGGTATTTTCCGCGATGGGGAACAAGTACCCACCTGTGTCATGGATTCCAACGATTTGGAAAGAGAACGGGGCATCACCATTTTATCAAAGAATACCGCGGTTCGTTATAAAGATATTTTGATTAATATCGTTGATACCCCCGGACACGCAGATTTTGGCGGAGAAGTAGAACGGGTTTTAGGGATGGTAGACGGCTGTATCTTAATTGTAGACGCCAACGAAGGACCTATGCCTCAGACTCGCTTTGTCCTCAAAAAAGCCCTAGAAAAGGGTCTACGTCCTATCCTAGTTATTAATAAAATAGATCGCCCTCAAGCTGAACCCGACGCAGCAATAGATAAAGTCTTCGATCTGTTTGTCGAGTTGGGCGCCGATGACGATCAATGCGATTTTGTAACTCTATTTGCATCGGGTTTATCAGGCTACGCCAAAACAGACCTAAACAACGAGGGGAAAGATATGCAGCCCCTGTTTGAAGCGATTTTACAACACGTTCCGCCCCCGGCAGGCGATCCCCAAAAACCTCTACAACTACAGGTAACAACCCTAGATTATTCAGAGTATCTCGGTCGGATTGTGATCGGCAGGATTCATAATGGGACCATCAGAGCTAATCAACAAGCGGCTTTGATGAAAGATAACGACGAAATCGTTAAGGGCAGAATTACTAAACTCTTGGGCTTTGAAGGACTACAACGCATAGAACTAACGGAAGCGAGCGCTGGTAATATCGTAGCTGTGGCTGGCTTCGCTGACGCTAATATCGGTGAAACGATTACTTGTCCCGATGAACCTAAAGCTTTACCTTTAATTAAAGTAGACGAACCAACTCTACAAATGACTTTCTCGGTAAATGATTCTCCATTTGCAGGGACTGAGGGGACTTTTGTGACCTCTAGACAGATACGCGATCGCCTGATGCGAGAATTAGAAACTAACGTGGCTTTACGCGTCGAAGATGGAGATTCCCCTGAGCAATTTTTGGTCTCCGGACGGGGAGAGTTGCATCTGGGTATCCTGATTGAAACCATGCGTCGCGAGGGTTATGAGTTCCAAGTCTCCCAACCCCAAGTTATCTATCGAGAGGTAAGTGGTCAACCCTGCGAACCATTTGAATATCTGGTTTTAGACGTTCCTGACGACGCTGTTGGCGCTTGTATTGAACGTTTAGGTCAGCGTAAGGGAGAAATGCAGGATATGCAAGCAGGGGGTCATGGTCGCACTCAGCTTGAATTCGTGGTACCTGCTCGCGGATTGATCGGTTTTCGCGGCGATTTTATCCGTCTGACTCGTGGTGAAGGAATTATGAACCACAGTTTCTTAGAATACCGCCCTCTCTGTGGTGAGGTAGAAACTCGTTATAATGGCACGATGATCGCTTTCGAAGAGGGAGTGGCTACTTTTTACGCGATGAAAAACGCTGAGGATCGGGGTGTTTTCTTTATCACTCCAGGGACTAAAGTATACAAAGGGATGATTATCGGTGAACATAACCGTTCTCAAAATTTAGAGCTCAACGTTTGTAAAACTAAACAGCTCACTAATCACCGTTCAGCTACAGGGGATGAGTTGGTACAATTGCAATCGCCCATAGAAATGAGTCTCGAAAGAGCTTTAGAATATATTGCTTCGGATGAACTGGTGGAAATTACTCCTTTATCTATTCGTCTACGCAAGATCAACAGTAAAAAGTTAGCTAAGCGTTAA
- a CDS encoding DUF5615 family PIN-like protein: MTLKYLMDENVDPTYTTQLRRLKPDLFVLAVGDLTAPPRGTLDPEILCWCEERSFILVTNNRKSMPVHLNDHIAKDRHIPGILILNAKLTIGENLEELILIADASFEGEYQDRIDFLPLL, from the coding sequence ATGACCCTCAAATACCTCATGGATGAGAATGTCGATCCGACCTACACAACTCAACTCCGTCGACTGAAGCCTGATTTATTTGTTCTGGCAGTAGGTGACTTGACAGCACCACCTAGAGGAACGCTCGACCCAGAAATTTTATGCTGGTGTGAAGAACGTAGTTTTATTCTGGTCACCAACAATCGCAAATCTATGCCTGTTCATCTAAACGATCATATTGCCAAAGATCGCCACATACCAGGAATTTTGATCTTGAACGCTAAATTAACTATAGGGGAGAATCTTGAGGAGTTGATCCTCATAGCTGACGCTTCATTTGAGGGTGAATATCAGGATCGAATTGATTTTTTGCCTCTACTTTAA
- the clpP gene encoding ATP-dependent Clp endopeptidase proteolytic subunit ClpP encodes MNVLSNRYNQKKRLSEKLMIPTVIETSGRGERAFDIYSRLLRERIIFLGEEVTDELANLIVAQLLFLEAEDPEKDINLYINSPGGSVSAGLGIFDTMNQVSPDVSTICIGLAASMGAFLLTGGAKGKRMSLPNSRIMIHQPLGGAQGQAADIAIQAQEILYIKKKLNLYLANNTNQPLEKIEEDTERDFFMSAEEAKQYGLIDKVIEPTIRKKLTVQASG; translated from the coding sequence CTGAATGTTCTCAGTAATCGCTACAATCAAAAGAAAAGGCTATCGGAAAAATTAATGATTCCAACCGTAATTGAAACTTCTGGTCGTGGCGAACGCGCCTTTGACATCTATTCTCGACTACTGCGCGAGAGAATCATTTTCCTAGGAGAAGAAGTCACCGACGAATTAGCCAACTTAATCGTGGCTCAATTACTCTTCTTAGAAGCAGAAGATCCAGAGAAAGACATCAATCTCTATATCAACTCTCCCGGAGGTTCAGTATCTGCAGGATTGGGTATTTTTGATACGATGAACCAAGTTAGTCCCGACGTATCTACCATCTGCATCGGTTTAGCTGCTAGTATGGGTGCTTTTCTCTTAACTGGAGGGGCTAAAGGAAAACGCATGAGTCTACCCAATTCTCGCATTATGATTCACCAACCCCTAGGTGGCGCCCAAGGACAAGCGGCAGACATTGCTATTCAAGCTCAAGAAATCCTATACATCAAGAAAAAACTCAACCTGTATCTAGCTAATAACACCAATCAACCCTTAGAAAAAATCGAAGAAGATACAGAAAGAGACTTCTTTATGTCAGCCGAAGAAGCCAAACAATACGGTTTAATCGACAAAGTAATTGAACCTACTATCAGAAAAAAACTTACCGTTCAAGCTTCTGGTTGA